A stretch of Chaetodon auriga isolate fChaAug3 chromosome 21, fChaAug3.hap1, whole genome shotgun sequence DNA encodes these proteins:
- the mix23 gene encoding protein MIX23, whose amino-acid sequence MAAPDGTLNCEDFSMFQEVLKVMRTIDDRIVHALNTTVPTVSFSGKVDATQTCKQLYESLMEAHLSRDKAIKSCIAQTSEVVGRLREERAKDSGNLALIKQLRKEQTNLKLMQSELNVEEVVNDRSLKIFKERCRIHYTPPKVN is encoded by the exons ATGGCGGCGCCCGATGGAACTTTAAACTGTGAGGACTTCTCAATGTTTCAG GAGGTGCTAAAGGTGATGCGCACTATAGATGACCGCATCGTCCATGCCCTGAACACCACTGTGCCCACCGTCTCCTTCTCAGGGAAAGTGGATGcgacacaaacatgcaaacaactCTATGAATCT CTGATGGAGGCCCATCTGAGCAGAGACAAAGCTATCAAGTCCTGTATAGCCCAAACATCTGAGGTGGTGGGACGACTGCGtgaagaaagagcaaaagaCAGCGGAAACCTGGCGCTCATCAAACAGCTCAGAAAGGAGCAGACGAAT TTAAAGCTTATGCAATCCGAGCTGAATGTTGAAGAAGTTGTCAATGATAGAAGTCTGAAG ATTTTCAAGGAAAGGTGCAGAATCCACTACACACCTCCGAAGGTGAACTGA
- the LOC143314453 gene encoding cystatin-A-like, whose amino-acid sequence MAYPLGAFGETREATEEIQRICDQVKPQVEERTHKKYVEFKAVKFAEWINPHYGVTFNFLIKVHVGEGNYIHLFVFKPLGGHVELSGVQQHKTKEDPLVPFKN is encoded by the exons ATGGCTTACCCGCTTGGAGCATTCGGTGAGACGAGGGAGGCCACGGAGGAAATTCAGAGGATTTGTGATCAG GTGAAGCCGCAAGTGGAAGAAAGGACTCACAAGAAATATGTGGAATTCAAAGCAGTCAAATTCGCGGAGTGGATCAACCCTCATTATGGGGTCACATTTAACTTCCTCATCAAG GTTCATGTTGGAGAAGGGAACTACATTCATCTGTTCGTCTTCAAACCTCTTGGAGGACATGTTGAGCTGAGTGGtgtacagcagcacaaaacCAAGGAGGACCCCCTCGTACCTTTCAAGAATTAA
- the LOC143339915 gene encoding leukocyte cysteine proteinase inhibitor 1-like: protein MANPLGGFGETIHVVDIQKMCDQVKPEVEERAQIKYVEFKAVKYRRQLVHGENFLIKVHVGGVNYIHLLVFRAFDHDEGGVKLTGVQQHKTKEDPLEPFNN, encoded by the exons ATGGCTAACCCGCTTGGAGGATTCGGTGAGACAATTCATGTTGTGGACATTCAGAAgatgtgtgatcag gTGAAGCCAGAAGTGGAAGAAAGGGCTCAGATCAAATATGTGGAATTCAAAGCAGTTAAATACAGGCGTCAGTTGGTGCATGGAGAAAACTTCCTCATCAAG GTTCATGTTGGAGGAGTGAACTACATTCATCTGTTGGTCTTCAGGGCATTTGACCATGACGAAGGAGGTGTTAAGCTGACTGGTGTACAGCAACACAAAACCAAGGAGGACCCCCTCGAACCTTTCAACAACTAA